In Methanococcoides sp. AM1, one genomic interval encodes:
- a CDS encoding DsrE family protein: MTEVTKVLLLLKNMVYESTSPMETLRFANYYCNKGLDVIVIIFGPMGVLLGKANKCGSPAYDEKIKKCMELGVQFKCCKLGASIIGMKGEELIPGIELIESHEIAEMLLEYCREGQLIVTL, translated from the coding sequence ATGACAGAAGTTACAAAAGTATTACTACTTCTCAAGAACATGGTCTACGAAAGTACCAGCCCCATGGAAACCCTTCGTTTTGCGAATTACTATTGCAACAAGGGTCTTGATGTGATAGTTATCATATTCGGTCCGATGGGTGTCCTCCTTGGGAAAGCTAATAAATGCGGGTCTCCTGCATACGATGAAAAGATAAAAAAATGCATGGAGCTGGGCGTACAATTCAAGTGCTGCAAACTTGGAGCATCAATTATAGGAATGAAAGGGGAAGAGCTTATCCCTGGTATTGAACTCATCGAGTCGCATGAGATAGCAGAAATGCTTCTGGAATACTGTAGGGAAGGACAACTGATAGTTACACTATGA
- a CDS encoding AbrB/MazE/SpoVT family DNA-binding domain-containing protein → MTVRKIYSSNEGRLLISIPAFLRDKFNLEKGDTVDVDCNNEQIIITPIRETENKE, encoded by the coding sequence ATGACTGTGAGAAAAATATACTCCAGTAATGAAGGCCGTCTTCTAATCTCTATACCTGCGTTTCTCCGGGACAAATTCAACCTGGAAAAAGGCGATACAGTAGACGTAGACTGCAACAACGAACAGATTATAATCACCCCTATCAGGGAGACTGAAAACAAAGAATAA
- a CDS encoding AAA family ATPase, translating to MSLHLRQLSLDIRTNRGLYGVNIPFEDGLVILRADNTSGKSTCVQSIMYALGLERMLTSKNIVPLPPVMTSRLVDDGEEINVLESDVFLEISNGNGDVITIKRAVKTEHDTRLISVFYGPALSNKKGDYEKHDFYVRDPGAAKNEMGFHRYLESFLGWDLPTVRTYDGKEVQLYIECIFPLLIVEQKVGWSGIQSNMPTYKIKEVGKRSIEYLAKLDAYNVSIKKQELVEEKKILKNEWDSQISVCNNLLLPINGTIQSLPSSPVSSWPPKIVPYIGVYQDEKQLPIRRAIKEDKVLLSHLKSEETPTVRQAEPLLVKELEDTRNLLEEKEVVLRSIFEEVNLEKNQHQEVEIRLSALKEDLRRNNDIKKIRKYGSDENLVTTHETCPVCHQKTPDYLIADESFDEPMSVDENIKFIKSQIEIFSKMKESNYEVIKVKNNQLFSIRNEVNDIRAHIRALKQTLTSSEDTPSISTLRKMVLLEEKIDLQMRILEEFEFNLSKFEDLAFIWNSLLEREKHLPDGTLSNSDRKKLKLLEKSFNHQLDAYGFSSFSKSIEISHDTYKPTLEAFDLKVDVSASDFIRIIWAYLSGLLEVSRDFATNHPGLLIFDEPRQQDASQISYNNLLRRSSKAKEYNQQIIFATSEEREKLEAALEGYDYQYHDFEGKIIKKLN from the coding sequence ATGTCCCTGCACCTTAGGCAACTTTCACTCGATATAAGAACAAATCGAGGTTTATATGGAGTAAATATCCCATTTGAGGATGGGCTCGTGATATTAAGGGCAGATAATACTTCCGGGAAATCAACATGTGTTCAATCGATAATGTATGCCCTTGGGCTAGAAAGAATGCTCACCTCAAAAAATATAGTCCCTTTACCACCTGTTATGACTTCGCGCTTAGTAGACGATGGTGAAGAAATTAACGTGCTCGAATCAGATGTGTTTTTAGAAATCAGCAATGGAAATGGTGATGTAATCACTATTAAGAGAGCTGTCAAGACTGAGCATGATACCCGTTTAATCTCTGTGTTTTATGGACCTGCATTATCAAATAAAAAAGGTGACTACGAAAAACACGATTTTTATGTAAGGGATCCAGGAGCTGCAAAGAATGAAATGGGTTTTCATAGATATCTTGAATCGTTTTTAGGATGGGATCTTCCAACGGTAAGAACATATGATGGAAAAGAAGTTCAACTCTATATAGAGTGCATTTTCCCCTTATTGATTGTTGAACAGAAGGTGGGTTGGAGCGGCATACAATCAAACATGCCTACTTACAAGATCAAAGAAGTTGGTAAACGATCCATTGAATATCTTGCAAAATTGGATGCATATAATGTATCTATCAAAAAGCAAGAATTGGTCGAAGAAAAGAAAATTTTAAAAAACGAATGGGACTCACAAATTTCAGTATGTAATAATTTATTGCTTCCGATAAATGGAACAATACAATCCTTACCAAGTTCCCCCGTATCATCGTGGCCTCCGAAGATAGTGCCATATATTGGAGTTTATCAGGATGAAAAGCAACTTCCGATAAGGAGGGCAATCAAAGAAGATAAAGTTCTTTTATCTCATTTGAAATCTGAAGAAACACCAACTGTTCGACAAGCTGAACCTCTTTTAGTAAAGGAACTGGAAGACACACGGAATTTATTAGAAGAAAAAGAAGTAGTATTGAGATCTATTTTTGAGGAAGTTAATCTCGAAAAGAATCAACATCAGGAAGTTGAAATTCGGTTGAGTGCACTGAAAGAAGACCTGCGTCGAAACAATGACATCAAAAAGATAAGAAAATATGGTTCAGATGAAAATTTAGTTACTACACATGAAACTTGTCCGGTATGTCACCAAAAAACTCCTGACTACTTGATTGCAGATGAGTCATTTGATGAACCAATGTCAGTCGATGAGAACATTAAATTCATCAAGAGCCAAATTGAAATATTTTCAAAAATGAAAGAAAGTAATTATGAAGTAATTAAAGTAAAGAATAATCAGTTATTTTCCATAAGAAACGAAGTTAATGATATACGTGCACACATACGCGCACTGAAACAGACCCTAACTTCGAGTGAAGACACGCCTTCAATATCAACACTGCGAAAAATGGTTTTGTTAGAAGAAAAAATAGATCTTCAGATGAGAATTTTGGAAGAGTTCGAATTCAATTTAAGTAAATTCGAAGATCTTGCATTTATATGGAATTCGTTGTTAGAAAGGGAAAAACATCTTCCAGATGGTACCTTGTCAAACTCTGATCGCAAAAAATTAAAGTTATTGGAGAAGTCATTCAATCATCAACTCGATGCATATGGTTTTAGCAGTTTCAGTAAAAGTATAGAAATATCCCATGACACATATAAACCCACATTAGAAGCCTTTGATTTAAAGGTTGATGTGTCTGCGAGTGACTTCATTAGAATAATCTGGGCATATTTGAGCGGATTACTTGAAGTGTCACGTGATTTTGCAACAAACCATCCGGGTCTGCTAATTTTCGATGAACCACGTCAACAAGATGCATCTCAAATAAGTTATAATAACTTACTCAGGCGCTCATCAAAAGCAAAAGAATATAATCAACAGATTATCTTTGCAACTAGTGAGGAAAGGGAGAAACTGGAAGCAGCACTGGAAGGCTATGATTATCAATATCACGATTTCGAAGGAAAGATAATTAAAAAGCTCAACTAA
- a CDS encoding phage/plasmid primase, P4 family yields MEVNTHPSEFKRFHYLLTKDHPDYEPFYFPLERNGKDPLKNKSWKKNRKTYEEAYKLMEKGFNIGIAGTDKDQLVIIDVDDISQVGEIKPTLINQSRKRIGRHGFYFTEDSIAKSIFDNSAKQNIATEDAGEVRSNWQYVVAPGSYVPCAPEEVERIPECDRENAGYYSIMVEHSVSSLTYDEIPEAYRTCLENKRASDTAAHQRKDKRSTPKVTDHKNKSALWDLTISEVTGKSEHPTNRFPSLFHGSKTYKDTSVSNGMLHCWRHNVSHTALTTLAVLAGVSTCSTAGYGHNGSGVSAVNFDDGEVIYKLWRYAKDHGFIPDSDPMPTKAMVYYAVDNTLCHQKDVIGGWKLPPDVYNRVLETTEFNVGREPLKKKIGQAISGAVNNSMQIAQALQEEVPIYYDVSKNYWMWNHDGERYERIDETEILCQIMQGMGMDSIYRSRTKAEIMESIRITGRMRRVQQTPRTWIQFDNCVVDIDSDERFQATPDYFFAARIPHRYGTSEDTPTIDQLFENWVGPERKQLLYEICAYCMYDHYPIHRIFTLIGPGGNGKGQLMELIRRFIGADNYTSTDLDRLSKSQFETSKLFKKKAAFVGETNFNTLSRTNMLKQLSGGDIISCEFKGKDSFDFVNTAKIIIATNALPATTDRTRGFYRRWLIVEFNNSFPEGKDVIDDIPEEEYENLCRKCIRILNDLLESGSFTAEGTIEERAALYERKSNPVNAFIDENCVKDEGASMPTWYLFDRYEEFRERGGFRELSKRDFTKIVHELGYETSSTSFSKEQQAKYKKDPSADRKTWRIIKGLDIREADDDEEVTLSYTNYGTSTSISPREKQSKDSVTSVTSVTSGEISPNAILDNLIISEVKQTYETMHVPDINEFVLNFCNKYAMFKGSIVGQRVEELALAGFSGGIQ; encoded by the coding sequence GTGGAGGTAAACACGCATCCTTCTGAATTCAAGAGATTTCACTATCTCCTTACTAAGGACCATCCTGATTACGAACCGTTCTATTTTCCTCTGGAACGCAACGGGAAGGATCCACTGAAGAACAAGTCATGGAAGAAGAACCGTAAGACCTACGAAGAAGCCTACAAACTGATGGAGAAAGGCTTCAACATAGGTATTGCAGGGACTGACAAAGACCAACTTGTGATCATCGATGTTGATGATATCAGCCAGGTGGGAGAAATCAAGCCCACGCTGATCAACCAGTCCAGGAAGAGGATTGGACGGCATGGCTTCTATTTCACAGAAGATTCTATAGCTAAATCCATTTTTGATAATTCTGCCAAGCAGAACATCGCTACTGAGGACGCTGGAGAAGTCCGGTCTAACTGGCAGTATGTTGTTGCTCCTGGATCATACGTACCGTGTGCTCCGGAGGAAGTGGAACGCATTCCTGAGTGTGATCGCGAGAATGCTGGATACTACTCCATCATGGTGGAACACAGTGTCAGTTCACTCACCTATGATGAGATTCCAGAGGCCTACCGAACATGCCTGGAGAACAAGCGAGCTTCAGACACTGCAGCTCACCAGAGGAAGGATAAGCGTAGTACTCCGAAAGTAACAGACCATAAGAACAAATCTGCCTTGTGGGATCTCACGATCTCAGAGGTGACGGGGAAGTCTGAACACCCTACAAATCGATTCCCTTCGCTGTTCCACGGGTCAAAGACCTACAAGGACACATCTGTGAGCAATGGAATGCTGCACTGCTGGAGGCACAATGTAAGTCATACTGCGCTCACAACCCTTGCGGTCCTGGCGGGTGTCTCAACATGTAGTACTGCTGGATATGGTCACAATGGCAGTGGCGTATCAGCAGTCAATTTTGATGATGGTGAAGTGATCTACAAGCTCTGGAGATATGCCAAGGATCACGGCTTCATTCCTGATAGTGACCCCATGCCAACAAAGGCCATGGTCTACTATGCTGTAGACAACACGCTCTGTCATCAGAAAGATGTCATCGGTGGATGGAAGCTTCCTCCGGACGTCTACAACAGAGTACTCGAAACTACGGAATTTAACGTTGGCCGAGAACCGCTCAAGAAAAAGATCGGGCAGGCAATATCCGGAGCTGTAAACAACTCCATGCAGATTGCTCAAGCCCTCCAGGAAGAGGTTCCGATCTACTACGATGTGTCGAAGAACTACTGGATGTGGAATCACGATGGTGAGCGATACGAGCGAATCGATGAGACTGAGATACTGTGTCAGATCATGCAAGGCATGGGCATGGATTCCATCTACAGATCTCGCACGAAAGCTGAGATCATGGAGTCCATCAGGATCACTGGCCGAATGCGAAGAGTGCAACAGACTCCGCGAACATGGATCCAGTTTGACAACTGTGTAGTTGACATTGATTCTGACGAGAGGTTCCAGGCTACACCCGATTACTTCTTTGCTGCAAGGATTCCACACCGATATGGTACATCTGAAGATACTCCGACAATAGATCAACTATTTGAAAACTGGGTAGGTCCTGAACGAAAGCAGCTGTTGTACGAGATCTGTGCATACTGCATGTATGATCACTATCCCATTCACAGGATCTTCACGTTGATTGGTCCTGGAGGCAATGGAAAGGGTCAACTCATGGAATTGATCAGGCGATTCATTGGTGCAGACAACTACACGTCTACTGATCTGGACAGGCTATCAAAATCACAGTTCGAGACCTCGAAGCTGTTCAAGAAGAAAGCAGCATTCGTTGGGGAGACCAACTTCAATACCCTCTCCAGAACGAACATGCTCAAGCAATTGAGTGGTGGGGATATCATCAGCTGCGAGTTCAAGGGCAAGGACTCATTCGATTTTGTGAATACTGCAAAGATCATCATAGCCACGAATGCACTGCCAGCGACTACGGACCGTACTAGAGGATTCTACAGAAGGTGGCTGATTGTAGAGTTCAATAACAGTTTTCCGGAAGGGAAGGATGTTATTGATGACATCCCGGAGGAAGAGTATGAAAATCTTTGCAGGAAATGTATCCGCATACTGAATGATCTCCTTGAGAGCGGGTCCTTCACTGCTGAAGGTACGATTGAGGAACGAGCTGCGCTCTATGAGAGGAAGTCTAATCCTGTAAATGCGTTCATTGATGAGAATTGTGTAAAGGACGAGGGGGCGTCAATGCCTACATGGTATCTGTTCGACCGCTATGAAGAATTCAGAGAGAGGGGCGGATTCAGAGAACTTTCGAAGAGAGATTTCACCAAGATCGTTCATGAGTTAGGATACGAGACTAGCAGTACTTCGTTTAGTAAAGAGCAACAGGCAAAGTATAAGAAAGATCCTTCGGCGGACAGGAAAACATGGAGAATTATAAAAGGATTGGATATTCGAGAAGCGGACGATGACGAAGAAGTTACACTTAGTTACACTAATTACGGTACTTCTACTTCTATTTCCCCTAGGGAGAAACAAAGTAAAGATAGTGTAACGAGCGTAACTAGTGTAACTTCGGGTGAGATTTCACCAAATGCTATCCTTGACAATCTCATAATTTCTGAAGTAAAACAAACCTACGAAACGATGCATGTCCCTGACATCAACGAGTTTGTATTAAATTTCTGTAACAAGTATGCGATGTTCAAAGGTTCGATTGTGGGTCAGCGAGTGGAAGAACTTGCACTTGCTGGATTCAGTGGAGGTATTCAGTAA